In Setaria italica strain Yugu1 chromosome I, Setaria_italica_v2.0, whole genome shotgun sequence, the genomic window tgctgcctgagAACAGGGTTTGTTTGGTTCAGACCCTGAGAGAGCTGCTGTCTGGCGAAGGCAGCAATCTCAGGAGTCCGATTCTGAGCAACTGGGTCAGATGCTGTTGCCTAGCTCAGGCAGCTTTCTCAGGGCtgcatccaaacaagccctcGTGAGTTCATACCAACGTCTGGGCCATTCTCACGCAGGGGGCAGCTGGGAATGACGCAGTGAAAACAAAACCTGCATCCCTACTATTTGAAGTCTTCTCATCACCCAAGTCAAGAGAATAGAGCAATACACCACGGGTCAAAGGTACCAGAGTCATTCACCCATTCTCTCAGTAAACACAAACCATCGTCCTGTAGAGATTACACATAAGCTACCTTACAAGCAATTTCATAACTAAGGTGCAAACACAACAGTGTGCACCATCAACTTTCAGACAAATCTACCTCCTCACAGGGGGTGCGCCACCCCGTCCTACAGGACCACCACCACGACCAGCAGCAGCCTACACCAAGTGATAGGCAAAAGGTTACAAAGTACAAATAATAACACAACACATAGATCGAAATGTGTGCATGCATATATCAAAGGTACACACATAATTTCACTGCAGATGGTTTGCACGTTTTAATGTTCCAGTTCCAACTTCTAAAGCCTACACTACACTCTCAAGATACTTCAAATTCCCATATAATTGGGTGTCAACTGGTACGGAGAAACATAGGAAATGTGGTGTATGACTTGGGAGTGTAAGATGTAAGTTGGAACAGTTTATATTCTCTCTTGTGCAAACTTAGGTAGGTATAACATTGTGATGTAGTAGAATTGTTCTAAAAAAAGAGTAGTTCTAAATTTCACAGTGCATCATTATATACTCTCGCATTTTACTTCTGGAGAGGAAGATTTTGAGATCAAATGATGCAAATAAAAGGGTGACTTTGAATGGAATTTATTCTTTTCTAGTATAAATCCAAAAGCTCGGAGAAAGTACAAATTGAAGACTACTGCCCATCTTGAGACAAACGGATATGTAACTAGCAAGGAGGGCATTGGACAGTAATTGGAGATGAAATGTAGAAACATCCTGAAATTAACATGGCTGCAATAACAGGATGTGGAAATTCTTGTGTGCAGGCGCAATTGACTTTCTAGCAAAAACATATCTCAAGCTGCAGGCTTTGGTGTAATGCTAATGCAAAGAGTGagtcaaataaaaaattaaaaaaattataggcCGCCCAATGTTGTGAGTTCTGACATGTGAACATTGTGGCATTACAACGGAATGGGGCTTGAGGAAAGCCATCAAAGATCTGTCTAGATAGGAAAGACTGCAGTAGGATTTTCTGCATTCTAGTTAAAATTCGTACTAAATCTTAAGAATTTGGATCCCAATCCCCTCAGTCCCAACAGGGACTAGGATCTATCGATATTGCAGCATGTATTTTGGACTGGATTAAGCTATAGCAGCTGAGGATTATTCGCAGTAGCTATGAACCTCGTGCATTTGAAATTTATTCAGCTACTGAAGGAATCAAAATCTTCCAGATTAACAAGTGAAGCTTGTGGTTGGAAAGCAAGAGGTGATTACCCGAGCACGCATGGCGACCGCGCGGCCACGGCCAACACCAACAGCTGAGCCTTTACCCTGCAGGAAGATGAGCGTTGGTTAGCAATCAATCAATAACTTGCTATTTTTTACTGTAATACGGCAAGATGAGGAAAAAAGGAGAGTAAGTGCTGCTATAGACAGGGATGAGGGAAGCTGACCCTAATCCTGGCCTCGAGGCGCTTGAACATGGGGGCGTTCTTGAGCATGTCGGGTATGATCATGAACCTGACCCTGCTCCCCCTGATGAAGACGTGCTCCAGCTGCGACACCTTGCCGTCCTGGAATCCATCAATTATTCAGGGTTAGATCAGGCATGGGGAAGGGAGAGCTTAGTGAAGTTGATAGCTAAGGAAGGAACCTTTGCCGTGAAGGTGATGTTGTCGAGCTGGCAGTTCCAGTTGTCCTCGCACTCGACCATGGCGCCGCGGTAGACCTCGCCGGTCTTGAGCTCGACCGTGACGACGTGGCCCGCCGCCTCGTGAAGCAGCTTCACCGGGATCCCGAGGCTGCGGCTCATCCTCGAAGGGGAGGTGCTGGGGCTCGTACGCGGCGGTGTCTGGGGGAGCAGCGAGCGGGAGAAGCCGGACGGAACGGAGGTagaagaggaaaggaggcggcggggcggcgcggcagcggggAGGGTTTGCCTTCCGCTCCGCCTCCAACTCAGCTTGCTTTTCTTGGGCTGGGCTCATTGGGCtcatctatctatctatcttgcACAGCCCACCGGAAATGTCTTCTTGATTTGATTTAGTGAAGCCCAAATTCAATTTTCGGCCTCTTACACTATGTATGGTACGGTGGTACCATGTTTAGAAGGGAAATTTGTCTGAAAAACGTGGTTTTGTGCGGCACACGTCCTGAAAGTTGActtaggacctgtttggatccaagggctaagggggcgtttggatgtcaggggctaaactttagccctgtcacatcacacgttcagatgctaattaggaggactaaatatgagctaattaaaaaaactaaatagcagaacccataggctaaatcgggATACCACTGTGCCCTGGCCTCAACGGCGAGAGGATCCCAAAAAAGTTTGCGCGGCAATGCAACGGTTTCCAATGGTTACGAGTTGTCGGAGTTAGTCTTGGCGGTGGCGATCGTATCCTCCTATCGNNNNNNNNNNNNNNNNNNNNNNNNNNNNNNNNNNNNNNNNNNNNNNNNNNNNNNNNNNNNNNNNNNNNNNNNNNNNNNNNNNNNNNNNNNNNNNNNNNNNgtctcgcgatttagcctaggggttgtgcaattagttttgtaattagactatgtttaatactcctaattagtgtccaaacatccgatgtgacaggggctaaaatttagcccctccctgccaaacaccccctaaattttAGCTCTGCATTTTTAacctaaaatttagctcttgggatccaaacaggggggctaaaagtgacaaatagctaaaattttggagctaaattttagcccccaaagaGGCCCTAAAAGGAGCTAAAAGTAAACCTGGACCATAAATTCCACCCCTGCCCCCTTTCCTTTCTCCTCCGCCTTCGTGCCTTATCCCTCCCgcacttcctctctcctccgcctcccacaCGCCTGCCACCTCCGCCCgagcccgcctcctccggccggccgcgccgcctccggccccccgcatcctccggccggccccgccgcctccggccccccgcctcctccggtcTCCACCGCATCGTGCGCATTTTAGTCTGCAACACACATCGCTAaataaactaaccattttctctttggagaaggggtaaaagcccACCTGtcatcttctccttcctctccaccctaattttcaaacttttgcaacttaataaaatttgttagacTTTTCTAGAATTTAATTGCTTGTGTTTAAAGACAAGGATTTTCTAAGGGTACATCTAATTTATTAGGTATTTAAATCTTTTCTAAAATAAGTTAATGAATTATAGGctttcattgttgcattcatgctggtgcatttctCTTTGAGTGTTGAGTTCGAATTTGTGTTTTAACTCATGTTTGAATTATCGTTTGAATCCCTTTTAAAATAATAGAAaaccctttcttctttctttctcttttatCCTCCTTTTGGCCCGCTCCTTCTTTCACCTTgacccgcagcagcagcagcaagccaaCGCCTAGCAGCAGCGTTGGGCTGTCGACCCGGCTCGCTCACCAGCTAGCAGGCCTACTCAGCAGCGGCCCGCTTCCTCCGCACCAGCCCGCTCTAGCGCCAGCCTCCGCCGCTGCTCGTTGGTGGGTAGTCCCCACCTGTCATCCCTTCCGCCGCGCCACACCCGAGCCGAACTTGAGCTCGAGTCCCTGCCACTCCCGTATCTACCTGCGAGGCTTGGCCCACACGCCAAGGCCGACCCCTAGCCCAATAAAACCTGCCGCCTCCAAAGCCCCATCACCAAACCCTAAACCCCGCACCCAAGCTTCAGCGCCGCCACTGCACGCCCACAACCCTagctcgcgcccgccgctcTCGATCTCTTACGCCGCCGCCTTTCTGTCGACAAGATCATCGCCCGGAGCTTCGCGTCGTGGTAAGGAAGCCACCCGTGAGGATCCCGTGCACTCCCATGCCTTCTTTCGTGTGCACGAGCTCGCCGGAGTCGCTGTTTCACCGCTGAGCCACACCTCACCCTCGCCGCACAATCGAGATCCTTGACACCCTAGATGCATTTGCAGGCTCCTTAGCTCCTTAGAAAACCTCTAGGGCCTAGATCACATCGCTTCTGGTGGTCGGACGCTCGAATATGGGCTGATTCTGGTGAACTAACCCTGCTCCACCGCCGTCTCCACCGCCCTCGCACCACCCGCTTTCTTCCCAGCCTGCCGCAGCCGTCCGATCTGAGCCTAGCGACTCCGATCTAATCTGACCGAAGTCAGATATGGTCAACCCGGGTCAATCTTGGTCAGCCGCGCCGCCTTTGCTTAAGAGCCCCTGCCTTTTCTAGTTTCTGCGTCTAGTCCTACcgcagttcaaaagtaattaggtCTTTTTATTCTGTTTAGACCCCTGCTCTTTTATAAAATCCCGCCCCCCATTCTTTTACGCATTAGACCTTCTATTTATATGTTTAATTAGATCTTAGCTCTTGGTTTCTTTAAGTTTAGCCCACTAGAAGCTTAGTTTTCTCGCAGTTAAGCTCCtgaaccttgtttagctcatatctTTAGCGTTTTAAATCCGTTTAAGTGATTCTTGCGCCTACGAGTTCGTGTTAATGCATAGATTAGTTTCATGATTCTGTTTTCTCTGTTGCTACTATTTGGTGTATTATTTTAgtcctttgtttgcttgtatgtacttATTTGATGCGCATAGAAGGATCACAGTTCGAGGGATTCGAAGCGCAAGGCTTTGAAGACTTTGAGCAGCAAGAGCATgttcaggaaggcaagtcaCGTCCTTGATCACAATTTGATCCTATGCAATCTTTATTTTTATGTTCAATACATATATGCTATGCACTTTATAtttataaacatgatgggttCTATTTAAGGCAAACGCCTAGTTTTACCCCTGTACCTCGATCAACATGAGTTTATATCATGTTGGGTAGTTTTTGTTAGTTGTTCTAATTGGGTATGGTGAACCAATgattaaacttattttatttatgctataacTTCCATTAATACAAAATCATCAtacttaattggaacatggagcgaccacccaggaaacaACCCAggaaacagtacaaccacaagaactacatggctctggtcttggctaattaattagagactctagtttgaagcggtcttaccgaaagggcaagaggggcggcggcagatAGGGTATAACCCAACCCTTAGACTGATCTactctatggtagcttcacagtcttgagagaggtttatgctttgCTACTAATCCGGAAGCCTTAGCGGGCTACTTCTTACTAGGGAATatttgtaaaggtctcgtagcgtcACTATGCAGTCATACCTCGATAGTGTGATAAGTGCTTTGTCGGCACAGCATGGTTGgatctaaagttcttttgaacttttacgcgacttgtggtgaaagtgttcAACATCTGTGGAGTGTaagctcacggtcaagagcggcctggaccctcacatgattaatatgtcggaagttgaattaaattgttgttatttatttctgttctatttatttatattcatgcttaatgtgggtggtataaacttatgcTTAGTAATTACTAATAAAATTtaaccaaccaattaaaattgCTGAAATGCTGTTAAACCATAGCCTATCCTTgcatagccttacactacacattcctcatgcttgctgagtaccaaccataagtgtagtCATCTTTGCTAAAACTATTGCTCAAACCAAGTCTACTTTGAGGAGGTTCCTgaagactttgaggagttctaagCGTACGTGTCCCACCAGtcaactgcctgtggagtcATCGTCATCATTGGAGTTCCACTGCTAGAATAAAGGCTCATTTTGCTATTCGAATTAAAGACTTTCGGTCAcgtaataaatttaatattctCTTTGCATTAAGTCGTTGCACGTTGTATGTGTGAAATTTGATCCTGATGTACATATACTTTATTTATCTAGTTTTGCTATTAAAACCGGACGTGACATCATTTTCCTCCGATCCTCTTCCACTGTGCCggttcctctttctcttctctctgacctctcttgctgctgctcCAGTTCTGTTGGCGCGAGGCTCGCCTGTGGCTGTGCCGATAGTATACTCAGTAGTATACATATGTGTTGtccaagaaaaaggaaaagaagctagtaagaagaaaaaaggggaCAAGCTAGCAAGTTAAGTTCCGTGTACTTAATTATATGCATATGGCAAGCAAATActgtcatgcatgcatggtcgtTCATATTTCGATAACACGCTCGGTAGTATGAGATACCACTAGCCTATGTGACAGCCAGCATGCATGGCATCGCAGACTCGCAGTACGTGCACAAGCATAGGAAAATATTACTTCCTTTTTATCAGCAAAGTATAGGTGGTCGGGCGGGGAGCAGCGCCAGAGAGATGAAGAAAATAGGATGGGGGAGGAGAGCATGGCGGCGGAGCATGCGCGCGCGCCTCTCGCCCCGCCACCCTCCTTTGCCCATGCATGCCGGgttgcttctcctcctccaatcCTCCCCTCCCGTATCTATCGCCACCCCGTACCATCCATCCAATCATGCATTCGCATTCCTCCTCCTCGATGGATTAGCTAGAGATCAGATTAATCGTTCCTGTTGTTGAAGATCACTTGATCCATCGCAGTCGCAGTCCCAATCGCAACACAGTAGATCGCGCATGCCCAACATGCtcggctcgtcggcgtcgaggcggGAGGCCAGAAGCGGCGAGCTCCCcaaggccgccgccaccgtctcccTCCGGGAGGCCGCCACCAAGATCATCGAGGCGCCCAATCCCAACAAGCAGGCGGCGTCCAACAGCATGGCCGCCGTCGTcagggaggccgccgccgccgccgtgcgccacgAGGGCTGGATGGTGCGCTACGGCCGCAGGAAGATAGGCAGGTCCTTCTTCCACACGCGCTACTTCGTGCTCGACAGCAAGCTCCTCGCCTACTACAAGAAGAAACCAAAGGACAACATGGTATGTATACACTCATTGGACCTCTACACAATCATAGTCGACTTTGAATCTTCCTCATATTTCTAATTAATGGCTGGTGTCCGATAGATCGACAACATTAATTAACGAATGATGCAACATATGGTGTGAGTGTATATGTGCATCCAGGTTCCGCTCAAGTCGCTGCTAATAGACGGGAATTGTAGGGGTGGAAGATAGAGGGCTCAAAACACATCATGGCCAAGTGAGTGAGTTTATTTGctcctttaatttttttctttctttgcttgATCACAATCTGAAAATTCTCATCCCTCTTTCatattccccccccccccccccttaaTTTCAGATGATTTATGTCCTGTGCATTTAtaacaagaaagaaaaggagcacCAAATAACGGTTCGTCATAGAATCCAGTATATGTAGAGCAACCATTCAACGAACTTTGCTGCATTTCTCCCTATCTGTTCTGGCCTCACATCACCAATATATTTGATTCACAGATGGGCGCG contains:
- the LOC101760317 gene encoding small nuclear ribonucleoprotein SmD3b; amino-acid sequence: MSRSLGIPVKLLHEAAGHVVTVELKTGEVYRGAMVECEDNWNCQLDNITFTAKDGKVSQLEHVFIRGSRVRFMIIPDMLKNAPMFKRLEARIRGKGSAVGVGRGRAVAMRARAAAGRGGGPVGRGGAPPVRR